The genomic window GAGGCAGGGGCAGAGCAAAGTTTGGCCCACCCGCGTTATTTATGGGAAATCGGGCGCGCTAATGAAGGCGCGTTTTTCAGCGGGGCTGCCGGCTGTCGACAAGGCAATTAGCAGGCAACTATTTCTCCTCTCCGAGCTGCTGCCGCAGCGCCTTGCGAGCTGAGGCACGGCCACGGGCTGTCTGCAGCCCCCTCCGTGCACAGTGCCGTGTGGCAGCACGCAGCCCTggccccctgccctgtcccttAGCCCCTGTGGGTCCCACCTAGGTGACAGAGACGCGGACGGGGCCGCTCGGCTGCAGCAACTACGACAACCTGGACTCGGTGAGCTCGGTGCTGGTGCAGAGCCCGGAGAACAAGGTGCAGCTGCAAGGTAGGGCCCGTGCAGCGGGGACAGCACGAGTGCCACCGAggggtgctggcaggcaggcagggaggcatGCAGGGTGCTGGATCAGGCtgctgctttaagaaaaaaaaaacaaacaaacaaacaaaaaaaacactaaaaataaatcaaagctgGCCAGGAAGGGGCCGCTGCTCCTCTGCCAAGAGGAGCCGCAATCGATGGAGAGCCCAGACAGGCGGCTCCACTCCGAATGGATGTGGGCACCCAGGAGGGACACGGGTTGGGATGGGGTCCAGGCTGGGCGTGCCGGGTGCCCTGACCACCCCgggggctccctcctgcctgcagggctgcagacGGTGCTCCCCCCGCACCTCCGGGAGCGTTTTGTGGCAGCTGCCCTGAGCTACATTGCCTGCGGCTCGGccggggagctgctgtgccGCCAGAGTGACTGCCGCTGCCAGTGCCAGCCCGCCTTCCCCCACTGCAACTGCCCCGAGGCCGACGTGCAGGCGCTGGAAGGCAGCCTCGCCCAGCTCCATCGCGCCTGGGAGAGCCACCACGGCCAGTTCGAGGAGTCAGGTGAGGCTGGGGGAAAGCTCCGCGGGTGCTGGGACCCAGACCccaaagcagctctgtgcctggagctCTCCAGCTGGCCCTGATGCTGTAGCAGTGGTGGGTGGCAAACGCATCTggggagcacccatgggtgctcagGATGGGtggggggtgctgcaggggcacCAGAGGATCCATGTTTAGCATGTAGGATGGGTCTTGCCATGAAAAATAAGAAGCCTGCGGGCATTTTTTAATGGGAAGTGACAACCTCTGGTGACACCAAGGACAGGGTCTGGTCACACCAGCCCCCTGAGAGCCATCCCAGGGTGTTGCAGGGCAGTGAGGGCAGCGCTGCGTGGTGGGCCACCACTGTCCCAGCAACCCTCAGAGCTTGGGGAAGGGAGCACATGGAAGGAAAAGACCTTCCCTCACACCTTGTGGAGACACATCCCCACCAATATTtaagcggggagggggggaatcCCTGAAGGAAGGACCCTGCCTGGAGGGAGGTTGGCTCCTGCTTtacctttgctttcttctctcgCTGCTCACCCCACTGGGCTTGCTGACTCAGtctctcttctcacagaggagTTCCAGGCACTGGTGAAGAGGCTCCCAGGGGACCGTTTCCTGAACAGGACGGCCATCTCCCACTTCTGGGCCATGGACCTGGATGTCCAGCACCGCTACCAGCAGCTGGGCACCAGCCTGAAGCTGCTCGCCAGGAAAACCCACCGCATCATCCGCAGGCTCTTCAACCTCAGCAAACGCTGCCACCGGCAGCCTCACTTCAAACTGCCCAAGGAGAGGTAGGCTGCCATGCTCCCCGTCCCCTGAGGAGACACCGGCAGAGCTCCGAGTGGGGCTCAGCCCCATGGCTGGGACCAGAGGGGCTCCCACCTTGCTGGGGGGAACTCCTGGGGTGGGTGGGCAGTAGAGGCAGCTTTGCCACCTGGGGACATGGTCCTCAGAGGTTGGGTTCAAGGTGAAAAACCAGGCTTGGTTGAGTTGTGTTGCCCTCAAGAAGTGAACAGAGGGCGGGTGGCCCTTCAGAGCCCCCCTAAGCACCTGTCCTCCCCGTCCCTTCTCCTCTAGGTCGCTTCCTTACTGGTGGAGCCGTGCACAGTCGCTCCTCTACTGCAGCGAGACCGCTGTGCCCGGGACCTTCCTGGAGGAAAGCCACAGCTGCACGTGCCCCTTGGAGCAGCCCTCCTGCCAGGGGTCCATTCCGTGTGCCTTGGGCGAGgggacagcctgtgccagctGCGCCGAGGAGAACACCACCCGCTGCGGGGCGTGCAACCAGGGCTACGTGCTGGCCCAGGGCTCGTGCCGCCCCGAGGTGGCTGACTCGCTGGAGCACTACCTGGGGCTGGAGACAGACCTGCAGGACTTGGAGCTCAAGTACCTCCTGCAGAAGCGGGACAGCCGCATCGAGGTGCACTCCATCTTCATCAGCAACGACATGCGCCTGGGCAGCTGGTTCGACCCCTCCTGGAGGAAGCGCATGCTCCTGACCCTGAAGAGCAACAAGTACAAGCCCGGGCTGGTGCACGTCATGCTGGCCCTCTCCCTGCAGATCTGCCTCACCAAGAACAGCACGCTGGAGCCCGTCATGGCCATCTATGTCAACCCCTTTGGGGGGAGCCACTCGGAGAGCTGGTTCGTGCCCGTCAACGAGGGCAGCTTCCCAGACTGGGAAAGGACTAACGTGGATGCCTCTGCCCAGTGCCAAAACTGGACGCTCACCTTGGGCAACAAGTGGAAGACCTTCTTTGAGACAGTCCATGTCTACCTGCGGAGCCGCATCAAGTCTCTGGACGACAGCTCCAACGAGACGATCTACTATGAGCCCCTGGAAATGGCAGACCCCTCCAAGAACCTGGGGTACATGAAAATCAACAGCCTGCAGGTCTTCGGCTACAGCCTGCCCTTTGAGCCGGACGCCATACGCGACCTGATCCTGCAGCTGGACTACCCCTACACGCAGGGCTCCCAGGACTCGGCCatgctgcagctggtggagaTCAGGGACCGGGTGAACAGGCTGTCGCCCCCCGGCAAAACCCGCCTCGACCTCTTCACCTGCCTGCTGCGCCACCGGCTCAAGCTGGCCAACAATGAGGTGGCCAGGATCCAGTCCTCCCTGCGGGCCTTCAGCGCCAAGCTGCCCAACGCAGTGGAGCAGGAGACGGGCAAACTGTGCAGCTAACAGCCAGGGCTGCTCAGACAGCGGAGCGACAGGGAcgggagagaggaaaaacaccCCCGACAGATTAAATCAAGGCCTTACCTTAGTGCCAACTGCGTGCTTCCACAGTACACCCAGCCACTGGCTGAAGGGATGCAGGGCTCAAGcggaggaaggcagcaggaccTAGGGCACGGGATGACTCTGGTGGGGACATTGCTTCTGCTCGAGCACGCCACGCTGGTGGCCAAGGGgatgtgctgctggctgggggacACAGCTCCGatggaggcagctgctggccccACCACAGCGAACCCCTCAAGACCCCAACCTGGTGCACACCATCAGTTCCTCCAGCGACAATCTCCGTAGTGCCCCAGCTTCAtaggctttttaaaatgtctttctgcTGATGCTCTCACATCCCAACCTTCCTGCGGCTGCGTCCTCGCACGTGGCATGGGGGGGACCAAGATGTGATGGGCAGAGCCGAGGCACCACCACCCCGCACACGGGCAGGGACCTGGCGTCTGCCCCATGGGCACTGCTGTTGTGGACACCGGGAGAGACCTCTGGGCCACTTTTCTTTACAGCAAAACAAgagcaagagaaggaaagagaaggaaaaaaatgttttatttatgtatttatttggttggtttgggAGGGAGTTTTTTAAGCCTATTTATTTGGGGAGGGTAATTTCTCGTCGGTGGCTCCAGCCAAGGGACATCTTAGTAAAATGTAtctgtttaatatattttttaaaaaaatgcctttttttgaGCAAGAGTAACCaaaacaactgagaaaaaaaaaaaaaaaaaaaaaagaacacttacTGTCATCTCTGGCCCTGGCTTCTCCATTGCCATGCTGCAGGGGGGTGGTGAGGAGACCCCCGTGCTGTGTCCCCAGGGCAGAGGTTGGGAGCTCAGCCCATGCTGGCCGGCCCTCTGCCTCCCACCAAGGGCTTGGTTagctgccagggctgtgccaggggctCTGAGGCGGCCCATTATGACCGTCAGATGCACTCACTGTGGCACATAGCACCTCCTCGGGCATGGTAGATGGAGGCTCTCATAGTAGGAGCCTCTCATAGTGCCCCGAAGATGCGGTGTGGAAGGAGACGAGCACTTACTGACCTCAGCCGCCCTTTCTGGGCACTCAGCCACATAGATGATGGTCAGAGCTGTGCCGTGGTGCCCTTCCCTGGGCTGTGGAGGGAGGTTGCTCCATACCTGCAGTGTCCTCATTGCCCTCCTCGTTCATTGTCCCTTAGAAGGGGCAAAAACCAGGTGCAGCTCATCCTGAATGCCCCCAAAGCTGCCTCAGCTCCCCATCAGCTAAACCCAGCGCAGGCAGCAAGGGCAGCACTGCATCCCCCATCACAgggtcttcaaaagacatcaCTTCCAGCCCCATGGAGGTAAGACAGGAGTGGGAAAGCCCCCTTCCTACCCTGCTTCCTACCCCAGGGCTGaagaagagcagcagccccactgcTCAAGGCAATCTTCACGACTCTGCCAAATCCTCCCTGGCTGCCAAAACTTGTCTGTGTGACGGCTGGAAGAGCCACGGCAACCCGGATTcatctctcctgctgctccccctctcctccaTCCTTGGGCAATACAGATGAAGAGAtaagcaggaggaaaataaaagcgGAGTAGATAAACTATATTCCCTGTCTGATCCATCAATCCATCAGGCAGCCTATTGTGTTTACAGCATCCCTCAAGCTGTCACCTGGACTTCTGCTCTCTGTACAGCTGTCATCCTTTGCCCGTGTCTCCTGGtcctaaaaagagaaaagtcagGCAATGAAACACACAGGGAGGACGGGGGGGTTACAGCCATCATCTTGGTGAGGGTCAGGGTGGGACATCTGCCCCAacagggagggagaggcagcCCTGGGTGTGCTAGGGAGGGATAGGACGGGTCACAGCTGAGCAGGAAAGCAGTGACCTGGGGGATGTGGTAGTGGCAGCACCCCCTGCCCGAGCAGGTGGCACCAGGGAACATGCTTGGAGTGCGGGGAAAAAACAGACTGCCCCTTGACCAGCCACCCTCCCTCACCACCCTCCTCATAACGTGGGCTGGGTGCGTGGCAGAGATGCCCCTGAGCACGCAAGGGATCTCCACGTACACACCCAACCAGCAAAGCAAACCACAGGAGGCAGTCCCTACGAACCCAAGGGCACAAATTGGGCAGCCTAAGGCCTTTTTGCCTCCAGCTGCTCAGCCAACACCACTCTGCTGTTTGCAGGGCTTGGAGCTGcgccgtgcctcagtttccccgcCTGCACAAACACGCTGTGCTCCAGCACCCAGGTTTGTGCCCACACCACACCACATCCCAGCAGCACCCGCATAGCCAAGAGGCGAGACGAAGCCTTGCCGCTTCTTTCTCAGCCTTGTCTGTTATTTCCCCATCTCCTGACAAGCTCAGAAGTGCAACCGAGGTGGCAAATTAGCACCAGAGACTCGTTAATTGGCAGGCAGGAGCCTTCCCCTGCTGTTTGGGTtgtcatcagctgcttcagcacattttccctctctccttcagtctattttctcccctttgcaGTGGTTTTCCTCCCCGATCCCTCACTTTGAAAGCCACCAGCCCTGCACCTTCCATGAGCTCTTGGCTCTGTTCCTGCATCACAGAGCCACTGCAACGCACCCACGTTGTTTTTCCAAACTAGTTTGCCTGTTTCGCTGATTTAACAGCCCAAAATTACAGTGTATAAACCATGGGGAATACGATAAATCCCCAGCggctgctgggaggggagaggTGCCTGGAGCTGacctgctcctgggctgcatccTGACCCCATCCCACAGGGGGTCCCCTCTCTCCCAAGAGGTGGCAGCGTTGGGAGCGGTGCTCTCAGGAAGGCTCCTGAGGGAACAGACGCAGTGATTACCCAAATTAGTTTCTAATAGCTTTTATCTCCTAATTTCTACTTTGTCAAGTGCTAAAATCCATTAATAACCAAGAGACCATGTGGAAAAACATTTAACATCCCAGCTGCCAAGAGCTCCCACCTCTGTCACACTCCAGCAAGGttgagggagaaaggaaaaaaaaaaaactaaaaataaattcaattttccTCCCAGCACGTCAGCGGAGCAAGAGGAGAACCGTGCACACAGAGCTGGGGATCCCACACCCCGTGCCCCCAGCGCTGTGGtcccctggctgcagggaggtgtCCCCAAGGGTGACGTCCCCCTGAAAGTGACTGTTGGTTGCTGGGGGTAAGGGCACGAAGAGAAATACCCCCAGACACACACAGTCCATAAAACTACAGTCTGTTTCCCCTCTAATTGgtaataaatgtaaatgtttagtTATGCCCGGCTTGGGAGCTATGAAAAACACATCTGGCTGGCTGGCGCCTCTGCCTGCCATCTGCGGCGCACAGGGAAGGGGAGCACACGcacgcgtgtgtgtgtgtgtgtatgtgcacacCTGAGtgtgtgcaggagctgcaggaggagaaggttGGCTGGGTGGCCCCTCCACCAGGCCCACACCATCccctcacccagcagcagctccagccccacggACACTGCTGTCACcgctgctgtccctgtccctgctgagcCCACACCTCACCGTGCCCACAGGGAGCCCCTGGagccccccttcctcctcctcctcactctTCCTCCAGCAGCGCCGCCTCTTCCTTTGAAGCAGGTTTttctcagagctgctttttctggACCGTCCCAGAAGAGTCCGCGCGCTCATCCCTCCCCTCGCCTTGATCAAGGCTGAAGCCTGACATCCGAGCGCGCTGATCAAAGCCGTGTCTCCGGGTGAGATTTGCTGGCAAGGAACAGCAACAGTTGGTGCCGAGCTGGTCCGGGAACACCACCGCGGAtgctggtggggaaaaaaaaaaaaaaaaaaaaaaaaaaaaaaagagagaagccaCTGCACTGATGGTGGGAGGCATGAAGGACCTCATGGCACCCGGAGCAGTGAGCCAAAGGGGTCGTCACTGCTGCTTTGAGGTCCCCAAGTGTGGGCCAGCAGCCAAAGCACCTCCCCGGCTGCTCACACCCACTGTCGGGTTTGGGTCTTCATCCCCCAGAAAGGCTGGAGGCGGGAGGAAAGGCCAGCGGTGACGTCCGCAACATGCTCCTGGCAGCCCGCGAGCCGCCGCGGCAGCTGGCTTTGAGCACTTTTCATCTAATTCAATGAAAATGAGCTGTTCGAGTGAATGAAGATAATTTAATAATGAATAGCTCCAACTTATCGGAGAGGCTCTCCGTTCCTGCCTGACAGTCGCTGCCTCTAAGTGCAATTTAATAAGGGAATCACCATCAGTCAGCCCCGTGGTTGGAAATCAGCACTTTGCTGCTTGGGGGAAGCGCTCCGCACCTCCCTAAAAGCTGGGGCTGCTTCTTGAGTAGCCTAAAACCCAATGACTtgtaaaaaggaagagaaaaagagcaggggaaaaaataaaataaaataaaatggcagatCAGCACGTCTTCAGAggcaaaatgtaattaaaaataagagccAGCTTGAGGAACGCCGTAAGTCAGCCCATGCAGCAgtgagggctgcaggaggaggagatgctgcctgaGCTGGCAGGGGGCAGAGCGGAGTGGTCCCGAGGGATCCCCAGGGGTCCCCAGGATGTAGCAGGTCAGTGCAGGAGGTTCTAGGGAGAACCACTgcttgctgccagctgctgccccacgTGCCACCATTCCCAGCAGGAATGGGGACATGCCAGCTGGCGAGGACCCTCAGCATGCACAGGGGTCGTGCCAGCCCTGGGTGGGATGCTAACAGTCCTCAGCACCCCAAAGTCCTTCTGTTCCAGCAGAAGGTGGTGGTAAAACAGCCGACACGTGAGCCACTAGCAGCACGTTGCTCCCCCGAGGCAGGGATCCACATCTCACCAAGCACCAGCCCCGGCAGCGCGGGGCCTCAtcctgctcagtgctgcaggcGCAGGTGTCAGCGTGGGGAACGCCAGCCCGGCGGATTCCTGCAGACACCTGCCAGCAGCGGGCGCTTAATTATTAATTGCGTTTCCAGTAGCAATTGTTGCTCGCGCCAGCGGAGTTGGACGAGACATCACAAGCAATTAGCAAGCCCTCCGCGCCGCTACGCTGCCGCCTGCTCAGCGCCCTGCTCACG from Aythya fuligula isolate bAytFul2 chromosome 8, bAytFul2.pri, whole genome shotgun sequence includes these protein-coding regions:
- the BRINP2 gene encoding BMP/retinoic acid-inducible neural-specific protein 2, whose protein sequence is MGRQDLRRADGPPPMLPWPLALLALSACCGAGGAVPEQHAAGAASPSSPSSSSPGRAPLDWLLTDRGPFYRAQEYVDFTERYRQGFTTRYRIYREFARWKVNNLALERKDFFSLPLPLAPEFIRNIRLLGRRPSLQQVTDSIIKKYGTHFLLAATLGGEESLTIFVDKRKLSRRAEPAGAGNSSAVSLETLHQLAASYFIDRESTLRRLHHIQIATAAIKVTETRTGPLGCSNYDNLDSVSSVLVQSPENKVQLQGLQTVLPPHLRERFVAAALSYIACGSAGELLCRQSDCRCQCQPAFPHCNCPEADVQALEGSLAQLHRAWESHHGQFEESEEFQALVKRLPGDRFLNRTAISHFWAMDLDVQHRYQQLGTSLKLLARKTHRIIRRLFNLSKRCHRQPHFKLPKERSLPYWWSRAQSLLYCSETAVPGTFLEESHSCTCPLEQPSCQGSIPCALGEGTACASCAEENTTRCGACNQGYVLAQGSCRPEVADSLEHYLGLETDLQDLELKYLLQKRDSRIEVHSIFISNDMRLGSWFDPSWRKRMLLTLKSNKYKPGLVHVMLALSLQICLTKNSTLEPVMAIYVNPFGGSHSESWFVPVNEGSFPDWERTNVDASAQCQNWTLTLGNKWKTFFETVHVYLRSRIKSLDDSSNETIYYEPLEMADPSKNLGYMKINSLQVFGYSLPFEPDAIRDLILQLDYPYTQGSQDSAMLQLVEIRDRVNRLSPPGKTRLDLFTCLLRHRLKLANNEVARIQSSLRAFSAKLPNAVEQETGKLCS